The sequence GGGATATCCGACAGCAGAAACAGAACTTGACATTTTGCGGGCGCACCGCACGAGCCGTCCGCTTGATTCTGTACGTGCGGTAACGGTTCCGGGTGAGGTCTTGACGGCACGTAGCCAAGTGCAGCGGATTCATATTGATGAATCGCTGGAACGTTACATTGTTAGCTTGGTGCAGGCAACGCGTAACGACGGCGGCGTGCGTTTGGCGGCAAGTCCGCGAGCGGGCATGAACCTGGTGCGCATGGCGCAGGCGTGTGCGTTTGTGAATGGCCGCGACTTCGTGAATCCCGATGACATTCAGCGCGTGTTCTTCCCGGTGATGGAACACCGCGTGTTCGCCAAGGACAGCGGTGACCCTGACGCCAGCAAGAAGATTTTGCAGGGAATTCTGAAACAGGTGGCGATTCCTAAGTAAGGACGCGAATGTCATCCTTTGCTAAATGGCTGTTGAACGCGATTCCGCGGGCCCCGAAAAAATCGGGGATTTTGATGGCTGTTTATTTTTGGTGGCTAGATTATTTTACTCCGGCGGGTCGCGCATTTGCCTCCTTGTTTTTGCTGGCGATGTTTGCGGGGGCGGTGCCTGGATTTTGGGCGGCCTGGATTTTTGCGGGCATTGATTTCCTGCTTTTCTTGGGACTTGTCTTTAGCCTATTCGTGACCGCGAAGCGGAGCAAGATTTGGGTTGAAAGCGTGTCGGTGAATCGTGTGCGCGAAGGCGAAACGGCTACGGTCACGGCGTATGTGGCGGTGCGTTCGACGATTGACTGTGTGACTTTAGGGGCGAATCGTTTGCCGCCCTCGCTTACAGGCTTTGAATCGGACCGCGCAAAGATTAAGAAGGGCGAGCCGCCGCGCAAAATGGAATGCCAAGTGCGCACGACGCGCCGCGGCTCCTTCATGCTCAATAAGGTCTCGGCGAATGTGCCTGAAATTATGGGCCTTTTGCGCTGGCCTTATGGCTTTAATGGCTCGGTAGAATTGCTAGTTTACCCGCGGGCGCTCAAGGTGCAGGAATTTCCGTTCCTGACGCAGGGCGCTTCGGGCATGGCGTTTGCGCCCTTCTTGATGCCAAGTCTTACTCGCGGCATGAAT is a genomic window of Fibrobacter sp. UWT2 containing:
- a CDS encoding DUF58 domain-containing protein translates to MAVYFWWLDYFTPAGRAFASLFLLAMFAGAVPGFWAAWIFAGIDFLLFLGLVFSLFVTAKRSKIWVESVSVNRVREGETATVTAYVAVRSTIDCVTLGANRLPPSLTGFESDRAKIKKGEPPRKMECQVRTTRRGSFMLNKVSANVPEIMGLLRWPYGFNGSVELLVYPRALKVQEFPFLTQGASGMAFAPFLMPSLTRGMNFIGVRPYREGDSLRDLHHKAFARYGKPFTKEFEVERGAGVILLLDTATPNFKSRQYLEHAIRMTAAVGEWLLDREILGRFFIDSEEIALDGGNESRRNLLDALARIPPASLAHGKQPAPWAPAARPMDPVLRIGLYENDESLVNKHIVVGTQPASTEDKLLVISPEDLDGERVTL